In one window of Shewanella goraebulensis DNA:
- a CDS encoding DUF3192 domain-containing protein gives MKAKLGLAFLMAATSLSLSGCVFHVGGSEGKHSDSYWETQQQTNRANLSKLTMGMARDQVTILMGTADFSEAYVTQADAESPKKEVNVLFYRTQWSKGDGKTTKDECTPVVISDNKLVGWGDTAYQKI, from the coding sequence ATGAAAGCAAAATTGGGTTTAGCATTTTTAATGGCAGCAACTAGCCTTTCATTAAGTGGTTGTGTATTTCATGTAGGTGGCAGTGAAGGTAAGCACAGTGATTCTTATTGGGAAACACAGCAACAAACTAACAGAGCCAATTTATCAAAACTCACTATGGGTATGGCGCGAGATCAAGTCACTATATTGATGGGAACTGCTGATTTCAGTGAGGCATACGTTACTCAAGCAGACGCTGAAAGTCCGAAAAAAGAAGTTAACGTACTCTTTTATCGAACTCAGTGGAGTAAAGGCGACGGCAAGACCACTAAAGATGAATGTACCCCAGTGGTCATTAGTGACAATAAATTAGTTGGTTGGGGCGACACTGCATATCAAAAAATTTAA
- the queF gene encoding NADPH-dependent 7-cyano-7-deazaguanine reductase QueF (Catalyzes the NADPH-dependent reduction of 7-cyano-7-deazaguanine (preQ0) to 7-aminomethyl-7-deazaguanine (preQ1) in queuosine biosynthesis) → MTHNHDPYSDADALKGLTLGQTTQYQAEYDASLLQGVPRKLNRDAIELTDTLPFQGADIWTGYELSWLNAKGKPMVAIIEVYLAIESDNLIESKSFKLYLNSFNQTRFDSVEQVQQTLTTDLSKCANGTVTVKVIEPKHFNNQRIVELPGNCIDELDIEVSDYEFNPEYLQDSTEDKNVVETLTSNLLKSNCLITSQPDWGSVMVRYQGPKIDHEKLLRYLISFRQHNEFHEQCVERIFTDLKRYCNCTKLTVYARYTRRGGLDINPFRSDFEQPPETHRLARQ, encoded by the coding sequence ATGACACACAATCACGACCCCTATAGTGATGCAGATGCACTTAAAGGACTCACTTTAGGTCAAACTACGCAATATCAAGCAGAATATGATGCTTCACTGCTGCAAGGGGTACCTCGTAAACTTAATCGTGATGCTATTGAATTAACAGATACCTTACCTTTTCAAGGGGCGGACATCTGGACGGGTTATGAATTGTCTTGGCTTAATGCTAAAGGCAAACCTATGGTCGCAATTATTGAAGTTTACCTTGCTATTGAAAGTGATAATTTAATCGAATCAAAATCGTTTAAGCTGTATCTCAACAGCTTTAATCAAACGCGATTTGATAGTGTAGAACAAGTGCAACAGACTTTAACGACTGATTTAAGCAAATGCGCTAACGGCACTGTGACAGTCAAAGTGATTGAGCCAAAGCATTTTAACAACCAGCGTATTGTTGAACTGCCAGGCAATTGCATTGACGAGCTTGATATTGAAGTGAGCGACTACGAGTTTAACCCTGAGTACCTTCAAGATAGTACTGAAGATAAAAATGTCGTCGAAACCTTAACGTCAAATTTACTCAAATCAAATTGCCTGATCACGTCTCAACCTGATTGGGGTAGCGTAATGGTCCGTTATCAAGGGCCAAAGATTGATCATGAAAAACTACTACGCTATTTGATTTCTTTCCGTCAGCATAACGAATTCCACGAGCAATGTGTTGAACGTATTTTTACTGACTTAAAGCGTTACTGTAATTGTACTAAATTAACGGTTTATGCCCGATATACCCGTCGTGGCGGCTTAGATATTAATCCATTTAGAAGTGACTTTGAGCAACCTCCAGAGACCCATCGCTTAGCAAGACAGTAA
- a CDS encoding 4'-phosphopantetheinyl transferase family protein, which yields MKPSTIQLFFCPLNIDLLDELSTSTVRSWLPENEVKKVDRFIQQTARDQGLMVRGYLRAVLSHFADIEPQQWQFEYGEKGKPRLSDDQFSQTGLHFNLSHSGDWLLIGVIKTNGTAEQKTEFELGVDVERRRESTNIHSILNHYFSPPEESALLALPEDKHRERFFDLWALKESYIKAKGLGLSLSLKSFAFNLSSPSYKELLVGDETITIQQNIPLSLLASDKSDADKVRFETAPQWQCYLGQLNELYRFAVSVGEAQCSSRKVKLEFTLQAQKISWSELLQTN from the coding sequence TTGAAACCTTCAACCATTCAATTATTTTTCTGTCCTTTAAACATTGATTTATTAGATGAACTTAGTACATCTACTGTGCGTTCATGGCTACCAGAAAATGAAGTCAAAAAGGTGGATCGCTTTATTCAGCAAACAGCTAGAGATCAAGGGTTGATGGTACGAGGCTATTTGCGCGCCGTATTATCTCACTTTGCAGATATTGAGCCGCAGCAATGGCAGTTTGAATACGGTGAAAAAGGTAAGCCTAGGCTATCTGATGATCAGTTTTCGCAGACGGGGTTGCACTTTAACCTCAGTCATAGCGGGGACTGGCTGTTAATTGGAGTCATAAAAACCAATGGTACGGCTGAACAGAAAACAGAGTTTGAGCTCGGAGTGGATGTTGAACGACGCCGTGAAAGCACTAATATTCATTCTATTTTGAATCATTACTTTTCACCGCCTGAAGAAAGCGCATTACTGGCATTGCCTGAAGATAAGCATAGAGAACGATTTTTCGATTTATGGGCACTTAAAGAGTCATACATAAAAGCCAAAGGCTTAGGACTTTCGTTATCGCTTAAGTCATTCGCTTTTAATTTATCTTCGCCAAGTTATAAAGAGTTGTTAGTTGGCGATGAGACAATAACAATTCAGCAGAATATCCCGTTAAGTCTGCTTGCCTCTGATAAGTCTGATGCTGATAAAGTGAGATTTGAAACCGCGCCACAATGGCAGTGCTATTTAGGCCAACTTAATGAATTATACCGATTTGCAGTTAGTGTTGGTGAAGCACAGTGTAGCTCACGCAAAGTAAAATTAGAATTTACCCTACAAGCTCAAAAAATCAGTTGGTCTGAACTGTTACAAACCAACTGA
- a CDS encoding pseudouridine synthase translates to MPTNLTCKPQLTDELCHQHFKIFKPFGFLSQFVPETRKKKHLLAELYDFPDKTMAIGRLDHDSEGLLLLTTDGMMSHKVRSKGIEKEYYVQVDGDIDDKAVSLLQNGVEIGINGTKYLTLPCKAFKLNAEPMLPSRGKKIRDPRHGPTSWISITLCEGKNRQIRKMTAAVGFATLRLVRVRIGDIHIDDMQAGDVISLCNFDAALKNQPK, encoded by the coding sequence ATGCCAACAAATCTAACCTGTAAACCGCAACTTACTGATGAACTCTGCCACCAGCACTTCAAAATCTTTAAACCGTTTGGTTTTTTAAGTCAGTTTGTGCCCGAAACACGTAAGAAAAAACATCTGCTGGCAGAACTCTATGACTTCCCTGATAAAACCATGGCAATTGGTCGCCTAGATCATGACTCTGAAGGGCTACTGTTACTCACAACAGATGGCATGATGAGCCATAAAGTAAGAAGCAAAGGCATAGAGAAAGAGTATTACGTGCAAGTCGATGGCGATATCGATGACAAGGCGGTATCACTATTACAAAACGGAGTTGAGATTGGCATTAATGGCACAAAATATCTCACTCTGCCCTGTAAAGCATTCAAGCTAAACGCAGAGCCAATGCTTCCCTCACGCGGTAAAAAAATTCGCGATCCAAGACATGGACCTACAAGCTGGATATCAATCACCTTATGTGAAGGAAAAAACCGCCAGATTAGGAAAATGACTGCGGCAGTAGGTTTTGCCACATTAAGGTTAGTAAGAGTCAGAATTGGCGATATTCATATTGATGATATGCAAGCCGGCGATGTCATTTCACTTTGTAATTTTGATGCAGCACTTAAAAATCAACCCAAATAA
- a CDS encoding DUF962 domain-containing protein, with protein MSDKKYQDFKSFYPFYLSQHQDPTCRRLHYVGSGLIIGLIIFTLINQQWWQLLLLPVIGYGFAWVGHFVFEKNRPATFEYPLYSLLADWVMFAKMLKKRLNLGSSSS; from the coding sequence ATGAGTGACAAAAAATATCAAGATTTCAAATCATTTTATCCTTTCTATTTATCTCAGCATCAAGACCCGACATGCAGAAGACTGCACTATGTCGGCAGTGGCTTAATCATTGGGTTAATCATCTTCACGCTGATTAATCAGCAATGGTGGCAATTACTGTTATTGCCCGTTATTGGATATGGTTTTGCATGGGTAGGTCACTTTGTGTTTGAAAAAAATAGGCCTGCTACTTTTGAGTATCCATTATATAGCTTACTGGCGGACTGGGTGATGTTTGCGAAAATGTTAAAAAAACGACTTAACTTGGGTTCTTCGTCAAGCTAA
- a CDS encoding Zn-ribbon-containing protein, whose protein sequence is MFVTELRFECFADTTITAAEKAINHYLESLRANGQILGREFAVAFNEGEFKVRLLMPEKTSLSSRHNSPWTKQALLQLTEAKLLAPREKYIGQDINSEQSNEEAPSWQVLYTSFVHMCSPLRSGDNLLPIPLYQIPATFNGDHKRVIRWQTEWQACDELQMAAATQAEFAALNEITSHKSDLFRRGWDIRGRVEFITKIPTYYYLYRVGGESLAIEKERACPRCGSKEWRLDEPLLDMFHFRCEPCRIVSNISWDHQ, encoded by the coding sequence ATGTTTGTCACAGAGCTAAGATTTGAATGTTTTGCGGATACCACCATCACAGCAGCCGAGAAAGCCATTAACCACTACCTCGAATCTTTACGAGCAAACGGTCAAATATTGGGAAGAGAATTTGCTGTAGCTTTCAACGAAGGCGAATTTAAAGTTCGATTATTAATGCCGGAAAAAACTAGCTTATCGAGCCGCCATAACAGCCCATGGACGAAACAAGCTTTACTGCAATTGACTGAAGCTAAGTTACTTGCACCACGTGAGAAGTACATTGGCCAAGACATTAATTCTGAACAAAGTAATGAAGAAGCACCAAGTTGGCAGGTGCTTTATACCAGCTTCGTACATATGTGCTCGCCATTAAGAAGTGGAGATAACTTACTCCCTATACCGCTGTATCAAATCCCAGCCACTTTTAATGGCGATCATAAGCGAGTTATCCGTTGGCAGACTGAGTGGCAAGCATGTGATGAACTGCAAATGGCCGCAGCAACACAAGCTGAGTTTGCTGCACTAAATGAGATAACCAGCCATAAAAGTGACTTATTCAGACGTGGTTGGGATATTCGCGGCAGAGTGGAGTTTATTACTAAAATTCCAACCTACTATTATCTTTACCGAGTCGGCGGTGAAAGTCTTGCGATTGAAAAAGAACGCGCTTGCCCGCGTTGCGGCTCAAAGGAGTGGCGTTTAGATGAACCACTGTTAGATATGTTTCATTTTAGATGTGAGCCTTGCAGAATCGTATCCAACATCTCATGGGATCATCAGTAA
- a CDS encoding GNAT family N-acetyltransferase, whose amino-acid sequence MEQNTLEKHKAVYLTAEDLRVAASIIYNAYHDDPFFIEALATTNQASYEQKLRAAIREELTELWQQEQPLIGWFDDERLIGVACVITHQVPLGESRYWHWRLKMVLGTGWNSTQALIKKEHSILESLPSKQYGILQFIALSPIEQSKGNGSKLIQAVLSWCDEQPELDGIGVFVNNAKHAELFTREGFNHLSELAIGSVDGEILIYPSK is encoded by the coding sequence ATGGAACAGAACACGTTAGAAAAGCATAAAGCTGTTTATTTAACCGCAGAAGATTTACGCGTTGCAGCGTCAATAATTTATAACGCCTACCATGATGATCCTTTCTTTATTGAAGCTTTAGCAACCACCAATCAAGCGAGTTATGAGCAAAAGCTGCGAGCTGCAATTCGTGAAGAACTTACTGAGCTTTGGCAACAAGAGCAACCATTGATTGGTTGGTTTGATGATGAAAGGCTGATTGGAGTCGCCTGTGTGATCACTCATCAAGTGCCATTAGGTGAAAGCCGATATTGGCATTGGCGTTTAAAAATGGTGCTGGGCACCGGTTGGAATTCTACTCAAGCTTTAATTAAAAAAGAGCATAGCATTTTAGAAAGTTTGCCGAGTAAGCAATACGGTATTTTGCAGTTTATTGCTTTATCCCCGATTGAACAGAGTAAAGGTAATGGCTCTAAATTAATACAAGCAGTATTAAGTTGGTGTGATGAACAGCCGGAATTAGACGGTATTGGCGTATTTGTTAATAATGCAAAGCATGCTGAATTATTTACTCGAGAAGGTTTTAATCATTTATCTGAACTGGCAATTGGCAGTGTTGATGGTGAAATTTTAATTTATCCAAGTAAGTAA
- the syd gene encoding SecY-interacting protein, with translation MSCSTSLDHFSSRYIQAYQDVLGEYPRYFPLGQGSACIEGKYDLESDDAVFWKAVKRKNSSDFSNVEHALEIKLHQDINAFYGEYFSAPLYFDSSWGEGELLQVWNQQDYESLQQNVIGHLMMKKKLKQEPTWFVGVLGDGDQMLTVDNEDGSVWIEIPGDRPKEKLADSLAEFIDALTPRVMPPVEPIVEDNYVAHPGIWQRMKMMWNDLVKGKK, from the coding sequence GTGTCTTGTTCAACTTCATTGGATCATTTTTCTAGCCGTTATATTCAAGCTTATCAGGATGTATTAGGCGAGTACCCCCGTTATTTCCCACTTGGGCAAGGATCCGCCTGTATTGAAGGTAAGTATGATCTTGAATCAGATGATGCTGTATTTTGGAAAGCGGTAAAACGTAAAAACAGTTCAGATTTCAGTAATGTAGAACACGCATTAGAAATTAAACTTCATCAAGATATTAATGCTTTTTATGGTGAGTATTTTTCAGCGCCTTTATATTTTGATTCTTCTTGGGGAGAGGGTGAGTTACTGCAAGTCTGGAATCAGCAAGACTATGAATCTTTGCAACAAAATGTGATTGGTCACTTGATGATGAAGAAAAAGCTTAAGCAAGAGCCAACCTGGTTTGTTGGTGTTTTAGGCGATGGCGATCAAATGCTTACTGTAGATAATGAAGATGGCAGCGTGTGGATTGAAATTCCAGGTGATAGACCAAAAGAAAAACTTGCTGATAGTTTAGCTGAATTCATTGATGCATTAACACCAAGAGTTATGCCGCCAGTTGAGCCCATTGTTGAAGATAATTATGTTGCCCATCCTGGAATTTGGCAGCGGATGAAAATGATGTGGAATGATTTAGTGAAAGGTAAAAAATAG
- the fusA gene encoding elongation factor G, with translation MAEFTTEQIRNLAVLGHTGAGKSSLLEALLFSADAISAKGRVDKGTNHADFTAQEKSHRHSLEPSFLNLDYQFHHINFIDTPGLPDFFGRALLPLPGVESVLLVVNASVGIESVTKRAFEAARSQGKAVIIAINHMDGNEAKVSDVMMDIQHQFGHRCLPVNLPNVTADGQVDDVVDCYLHCDETFNTLFSHAATARDELVDTVLEEDEALMELYLEQGESLTPEQLHAPLETALRMGHLVPVCFTSAEQDIGISSLLEVLIKLMPSPLEANPPQFIKGFGEDAKPIDVTQKATDHVLAHVFRVAIDPFFGRMGVFRLYQGKITVGMKLFIGSGRKPFKVSHLMKLQGDKQINVNQALPGDICAIAKLEELSVGAVLHDSHDEDEFHLPELKFPQPIFGLAVSAKCRGDEQKISEVLNKLVAEDPSLHISRNEAEGQTVLQGQGDLHLQIALEKAQNLFNVDMETDTPAVAYRETIMGEAEYRYRHKKQSGGSGQFGEVELKVEPLARGQGFEFVSKVVGGSVPSQYIPAVEKGVREAMLVGELGGYPLQDVKVTVLDGKHHSVDSKEIAFVMAGKKAFMEAVKLAQPVILEPIVDMQIHVAQSHVGEITGDISSSRGIVCGTQANSKGGVEVSVEAPLANVSNYSTRLKSMTGGEGQFSMHFSRYDVLPKKAVKELAE, from the coding sequence ATGGCTGAGTTTACCACTGAGCAAATCCGCAATCTGGCAGTGCTCGGACACACAGGCGCAGGTAAGTCCTCGTTATTAGAGGCGTTACTGTTTAGTGCCGATGCTATTAGCGCTAAAGGCAGGGTCGATAAGGGCACAAATCACGCAGATTTCACTGCCCAAGAAAAATCTCACCGACACAGTTTAGAACCTTCATTTTTAAACCTTGATTACCAATTCCACCACATCAACTTCATCGATACTCCCGGATTACCTGACTTTTTTGGTCGTGCACTATTACCGCTACCAGGTGTTGAGTCTGTATTGCTGGTGGTTAATGCCAGTGTAGGTATTGAATCTGTCACTAAACGCGCCTTTGAGGCAGCCCGTAGCCAAGGTAAAGCTGTAATCATTGCGATTAATCACATGGATGGTAATGAGGCTAAAGTGTCTGATGTGATGATGGATATTCAACATCAGTTTGGCCACCGCTGCTTGCCGGTAAATCTGCCTAATGTCACCGCTGATGGTCAAGTCGATGATGTGGTTGACTGCTACTTACATTGTGATGAAACCTTCAATACTTTGTTTAGTCATGCCGCAACAGCAAGAGACGAACTGGTTGATACAGTGCTTGAAGAAGATGAAGCCTTAATGGAGCTTTATTTAGAACAAGGCGAGTCACTGACGCCTGAGCAATTACACGCACCATTAGAAACAGCACTAAGAATGGGCCATTTGGTACCAGTGTGCTTTACCAGTGCAGAACAAGATATCGGTATTAGCTCTCTGTTAGAAGTGCTGATAAAGCTAATGCCTAGCCCGCTTGAAGCAAATCCACCACAATTTATTAAAGGTTTCGGTGAGGATGCGAAGCCCATCGACGTGACTCAAAAAGCCACAGACCATGTATTAGCCCATGTATTTAGAGTGGCGATTGATCCTTTCTTCGGGCGAATGGGCGTTTTTCGTTTATACCAAGGAAAGATTACTGTCGGGATGAAGTTGTTTATTGGTAGTGGCCGTAAGCCCTTCAAAGTATCACATTTAATGAAGCTTCAAGGTGATAAACAAATTAATGTCAATCAAGCTTTGCCGGGGGATATTTGTGCTATCGCCAAACTTGAAGAACTATCAGTTGGCGCAGTGCTGCACGACAGTCACGACGAAGATGAGTTTCACTTGCCTGAGCTTAAATTCCCACAGCCCATATTTGGTTTAGCTGTATCGGCTAAGTGCCGCGGTGATGAGCAAAAAATATCAGAAGTATTGAATAAACTAGTGGCGGAAGATCCTAGTTTACACATCAGCCGCAATGAAGCAGAAGGGCAAACGGTACTGCAAGGTCAAGGAGATTTGCATCTGCAAATCGCCTTAGAAAAAGCGCAAAACTTATTTAATGTTGATATGGAAACCGATACGCCAGCAGTGGCTTATCGTGAAACTATTATGGGTGAGGCGGAATATCGCTATCGCCACAAAAAACAGTCTGGCGGTTCTGGTCAATTTGGTGAGGTTGAATTAAAAGTTGAACCATTAGCTCGCGGTCAGGGGTTTGAGTTTGTTTCTAAAGTGGTGGGAGGTTCAGTTCCGAGCCAATACATTCCTGCAGTTGAAAAGGGCGTGCGCGAAGCCATGTTAGTGGGTGAATTAGGCGGGTACCCACTTCAAGATGTCAAAGTGACTGTGCTTGATGGCAAACACCACAGTGTCGATTCGAAAGAAATTGCTTTTGTGATGGCAGGGAAAAAAGCCTTTATGGAAGCGGTGAAATTAGCCCAGCCGGTGATTTTAGAGCCGATTGTTGATATGCAAATACATGTTGCTCAAAGCCATGTGGGTGAAATCACAGGTGATATTAGCTCATCACGAGGCATTGTGTGCGGAACGCAAGCCAACAGCAAGGGCGGCGTTGAGGTTAGTGTCGAAGCGCCTTTAGCAAACGTGAGTAATTATTCAACTCGGCTTAAGTCAATGACAGGTGGCGAAGGTCAATTTTCAATGCATTTTAGCCGGTACGATGTATTACCGAAAAAAGCTGTAAAGGAATTGGCTGAATAA
- a CDS encoding DUF2789 domain-containing protein: MDTTSATLSHLFEQLGLDSSQSAIKQFLSQHTITGNTKIIDADFWNHAQKAFLEESLAEDAQWSELIDQLDVLLRQ; the protein is encoded by the coding sequence ATGGACACGACCTCTGCGACGCTTTCTCACTTGTTTGAACAGCTTGGACTGGATTCGTCACAATCAGCAATAAAACAGTTTCTTTCGCAACATACTATTACTGGCAATACTAAAATAATCGATGCTGATTTTTGGAATCATGCTCAAAAAGCTTTTTTAGAAGAGAGTTTGGCTGAAGACGCCCAGTGGTCAGAGTTAATCGACCAACTGGACGTGCTTTTACGTCAGTAA
- a CDS encoding LysR family transcriptional regulator, with product MKPLSEQLQTEPLALAKEQQVRHKLDLNLVRVFCCVCDYQSITLAAEHLCLTQSSVSNAINRFKILVDAEVFVRQGRGIALTAIGQHLHQTLSPSLIDIEQCINSVKVFDPSKSKRVFHVSANESIIDLIEADIEKAVADKGVEIIFTEAIIEQENLYQALKKQQIDLALDIVPPTEAAFSSLQIATEKLVCVARANHPQFKHGIDEASYFAAKHLFYRLHRHNQRVAEIISTDHLPERHMYGEKSSLLTMLSGVSKSDAICIAPYTYAKSYQATFDLTLMDLPFESQLISIYSIWPTRNQQDPATIWLRKLIETTMEKVYLASSDS from the coding sequence TTGAAGCCATTATCAGAGCAGTTGCAAACGGAACCTCTAGCGTTAGCGAAAGAGCAACAAGTTCGACATAAATTAGATCTTAATCTTGTTAGAGTGTTTTGCTGCGTATGTGACTACCAATCCATTACGCTTGCGGCGGAGCATCTTTGTTTAACCCAATCTTCTGTGAGCAATGCCATTAATCGTTTTAAAATTCTGGTAGATGCAGAAGTTTTTGTTAGGCAAGGGAGGGGAATTGCGTTAACGGCTATAGGTCAACACTTGCATCAAACCTTGAGTCCTTCTCTAATTGATATAGAGCAGTGTATTAACAGCGTTAAAGTATTTGATCCTTCAAAGTCGAAGAGAGTTTTTCATGTGAGTGCGAATGAGTCGATAATTGATTTAATCGAAGCGGACATAGAAAAAGCTGTGGCTGATAAAGGGGTTGAAATCATTTTTACTGAGGCGATAATCGAACAAGAGAACTTGTATCAAGCGTTGAAAAAACAGCAAATTGATTTGGCTTTAGACATTGTTCCGCCAACTGAGGCCGCTTTTTCGAGTCTACAAATCGCCACTGAAAAGTTGGTTTGTGTAGCAAGGGCTAACCACCCACAATTTAAGCATGGTATAGACGAAGCCTCTTATTTTGCTGCGAAACATTTATTCTATCGCTTACATAGACACAACCAGCGGGTTGCAGAAATCATTTCAACTGATCATTTACCTGAGCGACACATGTATGGCGAGAAATCTTCGCTTCTCACTATGTTATCAGGGGTGAGTAAGTCCGATGCAATTTGTATTGCGCCTTATACCTACGCCAAAAGTTACCAAGCAACCTTTGATTTAACCTTGATGGACTTACCATTCGAAAGTCAGTTGATTTCGATTTACAGTATTTGGCCAACTCGCAATCAGCAAGACCCTGCGACAATCTGGCTTCGGAAGTTAATTGAGACTACGATGGAAAAAGTGTATTTGGCCAGCTCTGATAGCTAG
- a CDS encoding alkyl/aryl-sulfatase, protein MRKTLLGLAITLTFTTQAFAAQHEHDHITVDYHGKPATPITAAHNKAVAKTLNFDDKAAFERFSKNKIASFDEATAKILRAEFSFISEELPDSVNPSLYRQAQLNMVPNGLYKVTDGIYQVRGTDLSNLTLIRGKTGWIAYDVLLTKEAVQQSLKFAFANLPEGNNLPIVAMIYSHSHADHFGGARGVQALYPDVKVYGSNNITSEIVDENVLAGNVMSRRAAYQYGVSLGKHDHGIVDAALAKGLSKGEITFVKPDYELNHKGKWETLTIDGLEMVFMDASGTEAASEMVTYIPSMKALWSGELTYDGMHNVYTLRGAKVRDSLKWSKDINEMINAFGEEVNVLFASHSAPVWGNKEVNHYLRMQRDNYGLVHNQSLRLANNGVVIQDIGDAIIETIPQNVRDEWYTKGYHGTYSHNAKAVYNMYLGYFDMNPANLNPLTTKAEATKFVEYMGGADNVVQKSKQDFNQGEYRFVATALNKVVMAEPQHSEARELLADTYEQMGYQAEGAGWRNIYLTGAQELRMGIKPGAPKSASADVISEMDMSTLFDFLAVKVDSIKAAELGNITLNVVTHNGNQTDTLFVELSNGNLSNITVDAPKKADATLRINKADVVGILLGKANMKTLIEKGAANMEGDKQAFAKIVSTLVQFKPDFEIVPLK, encoded by the coding sequence ATGAGAAAAACATTACTTGGTTTAGCGATTACCTTAACGTTTACCACCCAAGCTTTTGCAGCTCAACATGAACATGACCACATCACAGTTGACTACCATGGTAAGCCCGCAACCCCTATTACTGCAGCGCATAATAAGGCAGTGGCAAAAACCTTAAATTTTGATGATAAAGCGGCTTTTGAGCGATTTAGTAAAAACAAAATCGCATCATTTGATGAAGCCACCGCAAAAATATTAAGAGCTGAATTTAGCTTTATCAGTGAAGAGCTACCCGACTCAGTTAATCCATCATTATATCGCCAAGCACAACTTAATATGGTGCCTAATGGACTATATAAAGTCACCGACGGCATTTACCAAGTTCGCGGTACTGACTTATCTAACCTAACCCTAATTCGTGGTAAAACAGGCTGGATTGCATACGACGTGCTACTGACTAAAGAAGCGGTGCAGCAGTCATTAAAGTTTGCCTTTGCCAATTTACCCGAAGGTAACAATTTACCCATTGTCGCGATGATTTACTCTCATAGTCATGCAGATCATTTTGGTGGAGCGCGAGGCGTGCAAGCGCTTTATCCTGATGTGAAAGTATACGGTTCTAACAATATCACTTCTGAAATTGTCGATGAGAATGTCTTGGCGGGCAATGTAATGAGTCGCCGCGCAGCCTATCAATATGGTGTTTCTCTTGGCAAACATGATCATGGCATTGTTGATGCTGCACTAGCTAAAGGTTTATCAAAAGGTGAAATCACCTTCGTGAAACCTGATTATGAACTCAACCATAAAGGTAAATGGGAGACATTAACCATTGATGGCCTTGAAATGGTATTTATGGATGCCTCTGGTACAGAAGCGGCCAGTGAGATGGTCACTTATATCCCCTCAATGAAGGCATTATGGTCGGGTGAATTGACCTATGATGGTATGCACAATGTCTATACTTTAAGGGGCGCTAAAGTGCGTGATTCTTTGAAATGGTCTAAAGACATTAACGAGATGATCAACGCCTTCGGTGAAGAGGTAAACGTTTTATTTGCTTCACATTCAGCGCCTGTTTGGGGCAATAAAGAGGTTAATCATTACCTGCGCATGCAACGTGATAATTATGGCTTAGTCCATAATCAGTCGCTACGTTTGGCCAATAATGGCGTGGTTATTCAAGATATCGGTGACGCTATCATAGAGACTATTCCACAAAACGTTAGAGACGAGTGGTACACCAAAGGTTATCACGGTACATATAGCCATAACGCAAAAGCGGTTTACAACATGTACTTGGGTTATTTTGATATGAACCCAGCTAATTTAAATCCATTAACGACCAAAGCAGAAGCCACAAAGTTTGTTGAGTATATGGGCGGCGCTGACAATGTAGTGCAAAAATCAAAACAAGACTTTAACCAAGGCGAATATCGCTTTGTCGCTACTGCACTTAACAAAGTGGTTATGGCGGAGCCACAACACTCTGAAGCAAGGGAATTACTGGCTGACACCTATGAGCAAATGGGGTATCAGGCAGAAGGTGCGGGTTGGCGCAATATTTATTTAACTGGCGCTCAAGAACTGCGAATGGGGATCAAGCCTGGCGCCCCAAAATCAGCATCAGCAGATGTTATCAGCGAAATGGATATGTCGACCTTGTTCGATTTCCTTGCGGTTAAAGTTGACAGTATAAAAGCTGCTGAACTTGGTAATATCACTTTAAATGTAGTGACTCATAACGGTAATCAAACAGACACTTTATTTGTTGAATTGAGTAACGGTAATTTAAGTAATATTACTGTTGATGCACCGAAAAAAGCCGATGCCACGCTTAGGATTAATAAAGCTGATGTTGTCGGTATTTTGTTGGGTAAAGCCAACATGAAAACCTTGATAGAAAAAGGTGCTGCAAATATGGAAGGCGATAAACAAGCCTTCGCGAAAATAGTATCAACACTGGTGCAATTTAAACCTGACTTTGAAATAGTTCCACTGAAATAA